The proteins below come from a single Micropterus dolomieu isolate WLL.071019.BEF.003 ecotype Adirondacks linkage group LG05, ASM2129224v1, whole genome shotgun sequence genomic window:
- the btbd8 gene encoding AP2-interacting clathrin-endocytosis protein isoform X1 yields the protein MITTESAREFQAKERKYKEQLKKCLSSALSADLNGLLQEELEADVCLCAGSGSLRAHRAILLARAPHVLQGQTLKDPTSIHLPGYELSGLKDLLRRVYTAEQSMRSAEIVPDVEGSVPESTVPDPADVHSSTDSGAVLEPASGLGADLLDLYQRGEQCDVTIQVAEQVFSCHRAILCARSLYFRAMLSGSWMESSRQCITLQGLGPDEMEVLLQFMYGAIVDLPSGASASQVVLAADMLGLEGLKDVVEMVLTREYCRFFPKTIDGVQRTVLECLSLTHALGLQHLHMLCKRWVADHFVKTWCERNFSLLSPDLHRACLTAVTETMTVQNAVTMLCGTEQLIGSLPEVKWAQQVRSLATELQEESLRVIVQHLPKVIRTQAFQDLRRREEFTREPMLLKKLCLAIREGVTVDNCCDLFTAVYHMCGDDMDEDFLEQGGQKQEEPFRQEICTLRGRLWTFLLQTFYAVRHTQGWETLSCKHRERILADAIDKGDNRRLGKKPVFTSSQSRAVKCPSSAPKSPPVHRTHRVSENTTSSSRSAASAMKSDGLGTANKPGDGNTSKAKNVRKPGDRSVAAKAKTASAGTPVVNGTGAAGARRDVASANGPRSSHGAKEQEKKPNPGARPKTSPPSCTSTSQTVVTKAQKSSAGKADSTAGTTQAQPSASSTSGSASPENGASSPRNDTHSIPGAKPKHQAKAANRSPLMKPPQKSDTTKTSSPTNKSSVRESSKVKTTAEKASTGVTTARADTKGRGTPEHHVSKHGSSMKKPASPKKEDSKDGLKSPAPDKAANEAPKKKTTKPVSATGASTKSSAKPAKASSATSKQSSVVAAKSGPKPKCTTELSMEKASPKSGGTSKTSAAAASKKSGTKGKEAVNGKNVDCKTEPAPSENSADIAVHKDSTGVAFSDQHTAHSTQPTSQGGGDSLSFQLKSSPKQSRKTEQPENTDSAGDETSVKPAVNTISHVKSANPGACKQSPSGVIPAHVTGGEVQDARPLNSQRDTERPIDNAWSVGSTDTPLEDSWSGTHHQVSPESETGSTHTTSSDDIKPRSEDYDAGGSQDDDCSNERGVSKCGTMRCHDFLGRSSSDTSTPEELKMYEGGAGLRVEVRLRGREAETTSEEEGGRQRPRSWLQRDEVPVEEEHSEVETTVTVKGVPDHQLFSSEDEEDEEATEDERSEVEVIPGEAPLPPTEPSPHYQGIVNLAFDDDGVDQENDQPDYQSTSNFRRSVLLSVDECEELGSEEGGVQTPPQLPDDAVTPCDVFESDSTAPRSSCAPSSDQQNHQPCRLENAGMKHKKQNEEEEENGSIFLTEIEDPVQEESNHADGMKRSGPLLDSDTKDLPPQERPCHLDLRHTEQYNGGPRKNHINPSEADLHLDLNEPQLTGDSPVHAAQSPAGDNGCDRLDQSCKHDRRSSKALSPIYEMDVGEAFERRSDKDRNVKRKAEEEKQRGDDNKSSEFAERDWSLLRQLLSDHESNLGVINPVPEELNLAQYLIKQTLSLSRDCLDSQAFLSPEKETFKRWAELISPMEDSSTSITVTSFSPEDAASPQGEWTIVELETHH from the exons ATGATCACCACTGAGTCTGCGAGGGAGTTCCAGGCCAAAGAGCGCAAATACAAGGAGCAGCTGAAGAAATGTTTATCATCTGCTTTGTCTGCAGATCTCAACGG GCTactgcaggaggagctggaggctgatgtttgtctgtgtgccgGCTCGGGCTCGCTCCGAGCACACAGAGCCATACTGCTGGCCAGAGCTCCGCATGTCCTTCAGGGACAGACGCTCAAAGATCCTACCAGCATTCATCTGCCTGGCTATGAGCTGTCTGGGCTGAAAGACCTCCTCAG GCGAGTGTacacagcagagcagagcatgCGCTCGGCTGAAATAGTCCCAGACGTGGAGGGCTCGGTGCCAGAAAGTACTGTTCCCGACCCGGCAGACGTTCATAGTTCCACTGACTCAG GTGCTGTTCTTGAGCCAGCCTCAGGCCTCGGAGCTGACTTGCTGGATCTGTACCAGCGGGGGGAGCAGTGTGACGTCACCATTCAAGTAGCGGAGCAGGTCTTCTCCTGTCACAG GGCAATCCTGTGTGCACGGTCTCTGTACTTCCGAGCCATGCTGAGCGGGAGTTGGATGGAGAGCTCCAGACAGTGCATCACTCTGCAAGG CTTAGGGCCAGATGAGATGGAGGTCCTGCTCCAGTTCATGTACGGGGCCATTGTGGATCTACCGTCTGGAGCTAGTGCCAG TCAGGTGGTGTTGGCAGCAGACATGTTGGGTTTGGAGGGGCTGAAAGACGTGGTGGAGATGGTTCTGACCCGAGAATACTGCCGCTTCTTCCCCAAG ACGATTGATGGGGTTCAGAGAACAGTTCTCGAGTGTCTGTCCCTCACACACGCCTTAGGCCTTCAACACCTCCACATGCTGTGTAAGAG GTGGGTTGCTGATCATTTTGTGAAGACCTGGTGCGAGAGGAACTTTTCCCTCTTGTCCCCTGATCTCCACAGAGCCTGTCTAACGGCTGTAACTGAAACCATG ACTGTGCAGAACGCAGTAACCATGCTCTGTGGCACTGAGCAGTTAATTGGCAGTCTCCCAGAAGTCAAATGGGCCCAACAGGTGAGGAGTCTCGCCACAGAGCTACAGGAGGAAAGCCTACGCGTCATTGTCCAGCATCTCCCCAAAGTCATCCGCACTCAGGCCTTCCAGGACCTTCGCAGG AGGGAAGAGTTTACCCGAGAGCCCATGTTGTTGAAGAAGCTGTGTTTAGCCATCAGAGAAGGTGTGACTGTGGACAACTGCTGTGATCTTTTCACTGCTGTGTACCATATGTGTGGAGATGACATGGACGAAGACTTCCTGGAGCAGGGAGGACAAAAACaagaggag CCATTCAGGCAGGAGATTTGTACACTACGCGGTCGCCTGTGGACCTTCCTGCTTCAGACCTTTTACGCAGTCCGCCACACGCAGGGATGGGAGACCCTGTCttgcaaacacagagagaggatACTGGCAG ATGCTATTGATAAAGGGGACAATCGAAGGCTTGGTAAAAAGCCTGTATTCACTAGCTCACAG tCAAGGGCTGTAAAATGCCCTTCATCCGCACCTAAGAGTCCTCCTGTGCACAGGACCCATAGGGTGTCTGAAAACACAACTTCGTCCTCCCGTAGTGCTGCATCAGCCATGAAGTCTGATGGACTGGGGACAGCTAACAAACCAGGAGACGGTAACACATCCAAGGCAAAGAATGTGAGGAAACCCGGAGACCGGAGTGTAGCTGCAAAAGCAAAGACCGCATCAGCTGGCACACCCGTTGTGAATGGCACAGGAGCTGCAGGGGCCAGGCGGGATGTAGCCAGCGCCAATGGCCCCAGAAGTTCTCATGGGGCTAAAGAGCAAGAAAAGAAGCCAAACCCAGGTGCGCGGCCTAAAACATCTCCCCCGAGCTGCACCTCTACAAGCCAGACGGTGGTAACGAAGGCTCAGAAGAGCTCAGCAGGAAAGGCTGACAGCACTGCTGGCACCACCCAAGCTCAGCCCAGCGCTTCCTCCACATCAGGCAGTGCCTCACCAGAGAATGGTGCCAGCAGCCCTCGCAATGACACCCACTCCATCCCAG GTGCAAAGCCCAAACACCAGGCTAAGGCGGCAAACAGATCCCCACTGATGAAACCTCCTCAGAAATCAGATACAACAAAGACCAGCAG TCCTACCAATAAGTCAAGTGTGAGAGAAAGTAGCAAAGTCAAGACTACAGCAGAGAAAGCATCTACTGGAGTGACAACAGCAAGAGCAGACACCAAGGGAAGAGGCACACCGGAGCACCATG TCTCCAAGCATGGATCCTCCATGAAAAAGCCAGCCTCCCCCAAGAAAGAAGACAGTAAGGATGGGTTGAAATCCCCAGCACCAGATAAAGCAGCCAACGAAGCACCTAAAAAGAAGACCACAAAACCTGTTTCAGCAACTGGAGCTTCAACTAAATCCAGCGCTAAACCAGCAAAAGCCTCTTCAGCCACCTCCAAGCAATCTTCGGTAGTAGCTGCCAAGTCTGGACCAAAGCCAAAATGTACTACTGAATTATCTATGGAGAAAGCTTCTCCAAAATCTGGAGGAACTTCCAAAacctcagctgctgctgcctccAAGAAATCAGGAACTAAAGGAAAAGAGGCAGTGAATGGGAAAAATGTTGACTGTAAAACGGAACCTGCTCCAAGTGAAAACAGCGCTGATATTGCAGTGCATAAGGATAGTACAGGAGTAGCATTCTCTGACCAGCACACAGCACACAGCACACAGCCAACAAGCCAGGGCGGAGGGGATTCACTTAGTTTTCAACTAAAGTCAAGCCCTAAGCAGAGTCGGAAGACTGAGCAGCCTGAAAACACTGATAGTGCAGGTGATGAGACCAGTGTTAAACCAGCAGTTAACACCATCTCCCATGTCAAATCTGCCAATCCAGGCGCTTGTAAACAGTCTCCAAGCGGTGTCATCCCCGCTCACGTCACCGGAGGGGAAGTTCAGGACGCCAGGCCCCTGAATTCTCAGAGAGACACTGAACGCCCCATAGACAACGCCTGGAGTGTGGGAAGCACTGACACTCCCTTAGAGGACTCCTGGAGCGGCACTCACCATCAGGTCAGCCCTGAGTCTGAGACTGGCAGCACACACACCACTTCCTCTGACGACATCAAGCCCCGCTCAGAGGACTACGACGCCGGAGGCTCGCAAGATGACGACTGCTCCAACGAAAGAGGTGTTTCCAAGTGTGGCACCATGCGCTGCCATGACTTCTTGGGCCGCAGTAGTAGTGACACAAGCACCCCAGAGGAGTTGAAGATGTACGAAGGTGGTGCGGGGTTGAGAGTGGAGGTACGGCTGCGGGGGCGAGAAGCGGAGACCACCAgcgaggaggagggaggaagacagCGTCCTCGCTCCTGGTTGCAAAGAGATGAGGTTCCTGTAGAGGAGGAGCACTCGGAGGTTGAGACCACTGTGACTGTAAAAGGCGTCCCTGACCACCAGCTCTTCTCCTCTGAGGACGAAGAAGACGAAGAGGCGACGGAAGACGAGAGGTCTGAAGTTGAGGTGATTCCCGGTGAGGCTCCGCTGCCGCCTACTGAACCCTCGCCACATTACCAGGGGATCGTCAACCTAGCTTTTGACGATGACGGTGTGGACCAGGAGAATGACCAGCCTGACTACCAGTCGACCTCTAACTTCCGTCGGTCAGTGTTACTATCTGTCGATGAGTGTGAGGAGTTGGGCTCAGAAGAGGGCGGGGTCCAAACACCACCTCAACTGCCGGATGATGCGGTGACTCCCTGTGATGTTTTCGAGTCTGACTCTACAGCTCCTCGTTCCAGTTGTGCCCCTTCAAGTGACCAACAGAACCACCAGCCGTGCCGTCTTGAAAATGCAGGTATGAAGCACAAAAAACAgaatgaggaagaggaagaaaatggCTCCATATTCCTTACAGAGATCGAGGACCCCGTGCAGGAGGAGAGTAACCACGCCGATGGAATGAAGAGAAGTGGTCCTCTCCTGGACTCTGACACTAAAGATCTCCCTCCCCAGGAGCGCCCATGCCACCTGGATCTGCGGCACACTGAACAATACAATGGAGGCCCGCGCAAAAATCACATCAATCCCTCGGAAGCTGATTTACATCTAGACTTAAATGAACCTCAGCTGACAGGGGACTCTCCTGTACATGCTGCACAATCTCCAGCAG GGGACAATGGTTGTGACAGATTGGATCAAAGCTGCAAACATGACCGCCGGTCATCCAAAGCCCTCTCTCCCATTTACGAGATGGATGTTGGAGAAGCCTTTGAGCGCCGCTCGGACAAGGACAGGAATGTTAAACGGAAGGCGGAAGAAGAGAAGCAAAGAGGAGACGATAACAAAAGCAGTGAGTTTGCAGAGCGGGACTGGAGCCTGCTCAGGCAGCTCCTCTCGGACCACGAGTCCAATCTGGGCGTCATAAACCCTGTGCCTGAGGAGCTCAACCTGGCCCAGTACCTTATCAAGCAGACACTGTCCCTTTCACGTGACTGCCTGGACTCACAGGCCTTCCTGTCCCCTGAGAAGGAGACCTTCAAACGCTGGGCGGAGCTCATTTCGCCCATGGAGGACTCCTCCACCAGCATCACAGTGACCAGCTTCTCCCCAGAAGATGCTGCGTCTCCACAGGGAGAGTGGACCATTGTCGAACTGGAAACCCATCACTGA
- the btbd8 gene encoding AP2-interacting clathrin-endocytosis protein isoform X2: protein MITTESAREFQAKERKYKEQLKKCLSSALSADLNGLLQEELEADVCLCAGSGSLRAHRAILLARAPHVLQGQTLKDPTSIHLPGYELSGLKDLLRRVYTAEQSMRSAEIVPDVEGSVPESTVPDPADVHSSTDSGAVLEPASGLGADLLDLYQRGEQCDVTIQVAEQVFSCHRAILCARSLYFRAMLSGSWMESSRQCITLQGLGPDEMEVLLQFMYGAIVDLPSGASASQVVLAADMLGLEGLKDVVEMVLTREYCRFFPKTIDGVQRTVLECLSLTHALGLQHLHMLCKRWVADHFVKTWCERNFSLLSPDLHRACLTAVTETMTVQNAVTMLCGTEQLIGSLPEVKWAQQVRSLATELQEESLRVIVQHLPKVIRTQAFQDLRRREEFTREPMLLKKLCLAIREGVTVDNCCDLFTAVYHMCGDDMDEDFLEQGGQKQEEPFRQEICTLRGRLWTFLLQTFYAVRHTQGWETLSCKHRERILADAIDKGDNRRLGKKPVFTSSQSRAVKCPSSAPKSPPVHRTHRVSENTTSSSRSAASAMKSDGLGTANKPGDGNTSKAKNVRKPGDRSVAAKAKTASAGTPVVNGTGAAGARRDVASANGPRSSHGAKEQEKKPNPGARPKTSPPSCTSTSQTVVTKAQKSSAGKADSTAGTTQAQPSASSTSGSASPENGASSPRNDTHSIPGAKPKHQAKAANRSPLMKPPQKSDTTKTSSPTNKSSVRESSKVKTTAEKASTGVTTARADTKGRGTPEHHVSKHGSSMKKPASPKKEDSKDGLKSPAPDKAANEAPKKKTTKPVSATGASTKSSAKPAKASSATSKQSSVVAAKSGPKPKCTTELSMEKASPKSGGTSKTSAAAASKKSGTKGKEAVNGKNVDCKTEPAPSENSADIAVHKDSTGVAFSDQHTAHSTQPTSQGGGDSLSFQLKSSPKQSRKTEQPENTDSAGDETSVKPAVNTISHVKSANPGACKQSPSGVIPAHVTGGEVQDARPLNSQRDTERPIDNAWSVGSTDTPLEDSWSGTHHQVSPESETGSTHTTSSDDIKPRSEDYDAGGSQDDDCSNERGVSKCGTMRCHDFLGRSSSDTSTPEELKMYEGGAGLRVEVRLRGREAETTSEEEGGRQRPRSWLQRDEVPVEEEHSEVETTVTVKGVPDHQLFSSEDEEDEEATEDERSEVEVIPGEAPLPPTEPSPHYQGIVNLAFDDDGVDQENDQPDYQSTSNFRRSVLLSVDECEELGSEEGGVQTPPQLPDDAVTPCDVFESDSTAPRSSCAPSSDQQNHQPCRLENAGDNGCDRLDQSCKHDRRSSKALSPIYEMDVGEAFERRSDKDRNVKRKAEEEKQRGDDNKSSEFAERDWSLLRQLLSDHESNLGVINPVPEELNLAQYLIKQTLSLSRDCLDSQAFLSPEKETFKRWAELISPMEDSSTSITVTSFSPEDAASPQGEWTIVELETHH, encoded by the exons ATGATCACCACTGAGTCTGCGAGGGAGTTCCAGGCCAAAGAGCGCAAATACAAGGAGCAGCTGAAGAAATGTTTATCATCTGCTTTGTCTGCAGATCTCAACGG GCTactgcaggaggagctggaggctgatgtttgtctgtgtgccgGCTCGGGCTCGCTCCGAGCACACAGAGCCATACTGCTGGCCAGAGCTCCGCATGTCCTTCAGGGACAGACGCTCAAAGATCCTACCAGCATTCATCTGCCTGGCTATGAGCTGTCTGGGCTGAAAGACCTCCTCAG GCGAGTGTacacagcagagcagagcatgCGCTCGGCTGAAATAGTCCCAGACGTGGAGGGCTCGGTGCCAGAAAGTACTGTTCCCGACCCGGCAGACGTTCATAGTTCCACTGACTCAG GTGCTGTTCTTGAGCCAGCCTCAGGCCTCGGAGCTGACTTGCTGGATCTGTACCAGCGGGGGGAGCAGTGTGACGTCACCATTCAAGTAGCGGAGCAGGTCTTCTCCTGTCACAG GGCAATCCTGTGTGCACGGTCTCTGTACTTCCGAGCCATGCTGAGCGGGAGTTGGATGGAGAGCTCCAGACAGTGCATCACTCTGCAAGG CTTAGGGCCAGATGAGATGGAGGTCCTGCTCCAGTTCATGTACGGGGCCATTGTGGATCTACCGTCTGGAGCTAGTGCCAG TCAGGTGGTGTTGGCAGCAGACATGTTGGGTTTGGAGGGGCTGAAAGACGTGGTGGAGATGGTTCTGACCCGAGAATACTGCCGCTTCTTCCCCAAG ACGATTGATGGGGTTCAGAGAACAGTTCTCGAGTGTCTGTCCCTCACACACGCCTTAGGCCTTCAACACCTCCACATGCTGTGTAAGAG GTGGGTTGCTGATCATTTTGTGAAGACCTGGTGCGAGAGGAACTTTTCCCTCTTGTCCCCTGATCTCCACAGAGCCTGTCTAACGGCTGTAACTGAAACCATG ACTGTGCAGAACGCAGTAACCATGCTCTGTGGCACTGAGCAGTTAATTGGCAGTCTCCCAGAAGTCAAATGGGCCCAACAGGTGAGGAGTCTCGCCACAGAGCTACAGGAGGAAAGCCTACGCGTCATTGTCCAGCATCTCCCCAAAGTCATCCGCACTCAGGCCTTCCAGGACCTTCGCAGG AGGGAAGAGTTTACCCGAGAGCCCATGTTGTTGAAGAAGCTGTGTTTAGCCATCAGAGAAGGTGTGACTGTGGACAACTGCTGTGATCTTTTCACTGCTGTGTACCATATGTGTGGAGATGACATGGACGAAGACTTCCTGGAGCAGGGAGGACAAAAACaagaggag CCATTCAGGCAGGAGATTTGTACACTACGCGGTCGCCTGTGGACCTTCCTGCTTCAGACCTTTTACGCAGTCCGCCACACGCAGGGATGGGAGACCCTGTCttgcaaacacagagagaggatACTGGCAG ATGCTATTGATAAAGGGGACAATCGAAGGCTTGGTAAAAAGCCTGTATTCACTAGCTCACAG tCAAGGGCTGTAAAATGCCCTTCATCCGCACCTAAGAGTCCTCCTGTGCACAGGACCCATAGGGTGTCTGAAAACACAACTTCGTCCTCCCGTAGTGCTGCATCAGCCATGAAGTCTGATGGACTGGGGACAGCTAACAAACCAGGAGACGGTAACACATCCAAGGCAAAGAATGTGAGGAAACCCGGAGACCGGAGTGTAGCTGCAAAAGCAAAGACCGCATCAGCTGGCACACCCGTTGTGAATGGCACAGGAGCTGCAGGGGCCAGGCGGGATGTAGCCAGCGCCAATGGCCCCAGAAGTTCTCATGGGGCTAAAGAGCAAGAAAAGAAGCCAAACCCAGGTGCGCGGCCTAAAACATCTCCCCCGAGCTGCACCTCTACAAGCCAGACGGTGGTAACGAAGGCTCAGAAGAGCTCAGCAGGAAAGGCTGACAGCACTGCTGGCACCACCCAAGCTCAGCCCAGCGCTTCCTCCACATCAGGCAGTGCCTCACCAGAGAATGGTGCCAGCAGCCCTCGCAATGACACCCACTCCATCCCAG GTGCAAAGCCCAAACACCAGGCTAAGGCGGCAAACAGATCCCCACTGATGAAACCTCCTCAGAAATCAGATACAACAAAGACCAGCAG TCCTACCAATAAGTCAAGTGTGAGAGAAAGTAGCAAAGTCAAGACTACAGCAGAGAAAGCATCTACTGGAGTGACAACAGCAAGAGCAGACACCAAGGGAAGAGGCACACCGGAGCACCATG TCTCCAAGCATGGATCCTCCATGAAAAAGCCAGCCTCCCCCAAGAAAGAAGACAGTAAGGATGGGTTGAAATCCCCAGCACCAGATAAAGCAGCCAACGAAGCACCTAAAAAGAAGACCACAAAACCTGTTTCAGCAACTGGAGCTTCAACTAAATCCAGCGCTAAACCAGCAAAAGCCTCTTCAGCCACCTCCAAGCAATCTTCGGTAGTAGCTGCCAAGTCTGGACCAAAGCCAAAATGTACTACTGAATTATCTATGGAGAAAGCTTCTCCAAAATCTGGAGGAACTTCCAAAacctcagctgctgctgcctccAAGAAATCAGGAACTAAAGGAAAAGAGGCAGTGAATGGGAAAAATGTTGACTGTAAAACGGAACCTGCTCCAAGTGAAAACAGCGCTGATATTGCAGTGCATAAGGATAGTACAGGAGTAGCATTCTCTGACCAGCACACAGCACACAGCACACAGCCAACAAGCCAGGGCGGAGGGGATTCACTTAGTTTTCAACTAAAGTCAAGCCCTAAGCAGAGTCGGAAGACTGAGCAGCCTGAAAACACTGATAGTGCAGGTGATGAGACCAGTGTTAAACCAGCAGTTAACACCATCTCCCATGTCAAATCTGCCAATCCAGGCGCTTGTAAACAGTCTCCAAGCGGTGTCATCCCCGCTCACGTCACCGGAGGGGAAGTTCAGGACGCCAGGCCCCTGAATTCTCAGAGAGACACTGAACGCCCCATAGACAACGCCTGGAGTGTGGGAAGCACTGACACTCCCTTAGAGGACTCCTGGAGCGGCACTCACCATCAGGTCAGCCCTGAGTCTGAGACTGGCAGCACACACACCACTTCCTCTGACGACATCAAGCCCCGCTCAGAGGACTACGACGCCGGAGGCTCGCAAGATGACGACTGCTCCAACGAAAGAGGTGTTTCCAAGTGTGGCACCATGCGCTGCCATGACTTCTTGGGCCGCAGTAGTAGTGACACAAGCACCCCAGAGGAGTTGAAGATGTACGAAGGTGGTGCGGGGTTGAGAGTGGAGGTACGGCTGCGGGGGCGAGAAGCGGAGACCACCAgcgaggaggagggaggaagacagCGTCCTCGCTCCTGGTTGCAAAGAGATGAGGTTCCTGTAGAGGAGGAGCACTCGGAGGTTGAGACCACTGTGACTGTAAAAGGCGTCCCTGACCACCAGCTCTTCTCCTCTGAGGACGAAGAAGACGAAGAGGCGACGGAAGACGAGAGGTCTGAAGTTGAGGTGATTCCCGGTGAGGCTCCGCTGCCGCCTACTGAACCCTCGCCACATTACCAGGGGATCGTCAACCTAGCTTTTGACGATGACGGTGTGGACCAGGAGAATGACCAGCCTGACTACCAGTCGACCTCTAACTTCCGTCGGTCAGTGTTACTATCTGTCGATGAGTGTGAGGAGTTGGGCTCAGAAGAGGGCGGGGTCCAAACACCACCTCAACTGCCGGATGATGCGGTGACTCCCTGTGATGTTTTCGAGTCTGACTCTACAGCTCCTCGTTCCAGTTGTGCCCCTTCAAGTGACCAACAGAACCACCAGCCGTGCCGTCTTGAAAATGCAG GGGACAATGGTTGTGACAGATTGGATCAAAGCTGCAAACATGACCGCCGGTCATCCAAAGCCCTCTCTCCCATTTACGAGATGGATGTTGGAGAAGCCTTTGAGCGCCGCTCGGACAAGGACAGGAATGTTAAACGGAAGGCGGAAGAAGAGAAGCAAAGAGGAGACGATAACAAAAGCAGTGAGTTTGCAGAGCGGGACTGGAGCCTGCTCAGGCAGCTCCTCTCGGACCACGAGTCCAATCTGGGCGTCATAAACCCTGTGCCTGAGGAGCTCAACCTGGCCCAGTACCTTATCAAGCAGACACTGTCCCTTTCACGTGACTGCCTGGACTCACAGGCCTTCCTGTCCCCTGAGAAGGAGACCTTCAAACGCTGGGCGGAGCTCATTTCGCCCATGGAGGACTCCTCCACCAGCATCACAGTGACCAGCTTCTCCCCAGAAGATGCTGCGTCTCCACAGGGAGAGTGGACCATTGTCGAACTGGAAACCCATCACTGA